A stretch of the Cellulomonas sp. WB94 genome encodes the following:
- a CDS encoding mycoredoxin has product MTTQTLPESGTITMYSTTWCGYCRRLKSQLDSVGIGYTEINIEELPDAAAFVEQVNGGNQTVPTIVFPDGSAATNPSLADVRARLAN; this is encoded by the coding sequence ATGACCACGCAGACGCTGCCCGAGTCCGGCACCATCACGATGTACTCGACGACCTGGTGCGGGTACTGCCGCCGGCTGAAGTCACAGCTCGACTCCGTGGGGATCGGCTACACCGAGATCAACATCGAGGAGCTTCCCGACGCGGCCGCGTTCGTGGAGCAGGTCAACGGCGGCAACCAGACGGTGCCGACCATCGTGTTCCCCGACGGCTCGGCGGCGACCAACCCGTCGCTCGCGGACGTGCGGGCGCGGCTCGCCAACTGA
- the nudC gene encoding NAD(+) diphosphatase, producing the protein MISAELPLSRTTTDRAADLRERPDLVAALLTDPTTLVLMVHDGSVVTRGDESPELVLLPPGQAALLAPGGELPEGWIFLGVDDVDRLPGVSPTETRPAGAPGYLARLVPDLDGAVLLGGDRWSSLREVGAVLSARDAGLATAAVALERWHVRHPRCPRCGAATRSEQSGWVRRCVVDASEHYPRSDPAVIMAVVDEADRILLGHGALWPEHRYSTLAGFVEPGESVEHAIRREVREEVGVIVGAVEYRGSQPWPFPGSLMLGFRAQALSTEVTVDAVEVTAARWFTRMELRAGIRSGWVGLPNNTSIAHALIEEWYGSELPDAI; encoded by the coding sequence GTGATCTCAGCCGAGCTCCCGCTGTCCCGGACGACGACGGACCGCGCAGCGGACCTGCGCGAACGCCCCGACCTGGTCGCGGCGCTGCTCACCGACCCGACGACGCTCGTGCTGATGGTGCACGACGGGTCGGTCGTGACCCGCGGGGACGAGAGCCCGGAGCTCGTCCTGCTCCCGCCCGGTCAGGCCGCGCTCCTCGCCCCCGGCGGCGAGCTGCCCGAGGGGTGGATCTTCCTGGGGGTCGACGACGTCGACCGGTTGCCCGGTGTGAGCCCCACCGAGACCCGGCCGGCGGGTGCGCCCGGCTATCTCGCGCGGCTCGTCCCCGATCTCGACGGTGCGGTGCTGCTCGGGGGGGACCGGTGGTCGTCGCTGCGTGAGGTCGGCGCGGTGCTGTCGGCACGGGACGCCGGGCTCGCCACCGCCGCGGTCGCTCTCGAGCGGTGGCACGTGCGTCATCCGCGCTGCCCGCGGTGCGGGGCGGCCACACGGTCGGAGCAGTCCGGCTGGGTACGCCGGTGCGTCGTCGACGCCTCGGAGCACTACCCGCGCAGCGACCCGGCGGTCATCATGGCGGTCGTCGACGAGGCGGACCGCATCCTGCTGGGGCACGGCGCGCTGTGGCCGGAGCACCGGTACTCGACGCTCGCGGGGTTCGTGGAGCCCGGCGAGTCGGTCGAGCACGCGATCAGGCGTGAGGTCCGCGAGGAGGTCGGCGTCATCGTGGGCGCCGTCGAGTACCGCGGCAGCCAACCGTGGCCGTTCCCCGGGTCGCTCATGCTCGGCTTCCGCGCGCAGGCCCTGTCGACCGAGGTCACGGTCGACGCGGTCGAGGTCACCGCGGCCCGCTGGTTCACCCGCATGGAGCTGCGCGCGGGGATCCGCTCGGGGTGGGTCGGGCTGCCGAACAACACCTCGATCGCGCACGCCCTCATCGAGGAGTGGTACGGCTCGGAGCTGCCCGACGCGATCTGA
- a CDS encoding ATP-dependent DNA helicase, with amino-acid sequence MESIIEAIRATPAGSPPRGPYAKVVELTRVLEERTRILDLVEDYRARKRAADALDFGDQVALAARLAREVPEVGAGERARFRVVLLDEYQDTSYAQLTLLAALFGDGHPVTAVGDPNQSIYGWRGASAGGLERFPETFPVHEHAPDGAVNRRLADVHLLSTSWRNDAAVLSAANHVAAPLRKASTRVEVPELVTRPGAGLGLVRAHVAATLEEEAAAVARFLSERWRPATPGTERVSAAVLCRKRAQFTVLRRALREAGLPVEVVGLGGLLSTPEVVDLVAALQAAHDPSRGDALMRLLTGARTRLGAADLHALGAWSAEQAAGLGRQHRRQATTGGPGEATVPVPVEGDVVDERSIVDALDGLPPSGWHSHSGRSLTETGRARLVELAELLRTLRSHTYLSLTELVGEAERLLGLDIEVAARAGATAGRARAHLDAVRDVAVQFADGADSPTLGAFLAWLAAAQSHENGLDLPVTEPDPDAIQLITIHAAKGLEWDVVAVAGLVDGGLPAIRTGGKGGPSDSAWLTGLGRLPYPLRGDRADLPAFAYAGADNPKDLDLRRGEFLLAAGRHQVAEERRLAYVAMTRARSALLLTGAWWGDGTGPRRPSLFLTELADGGLVSAADWSVEPSDGESNPRTGAETPPLWPTDPFGAAVDGAPPARRTAVESAAAAVRTAMAAPPPTVPPPTALPRAGTEPGAIGSAPSTGAALPDSPGERWDHLADVLLDERRRAASPSNDVELPAHLSASAVVRLAADPQAFALALRRPVPLEPSPQARRGTAFHAWVEGWFGAASLVDVDALPGADDDSVRVDADQGALRAAFLATPWADRTPLEVEVDIETTVAGYVLRSRVDAVFPDPDRPEVPGAVVVVDWKTGAPPSDPVQVAARELQLAVYRLAWSRWKGTPLEHVGAAFCYVGVGRTVRPERLLDEDEITELLAGAAEQRTVPGAVS; translated from the coding sequence ATGGAGTCGATCATCGAGGCGATCCGGGCCACGCCCGCGGGCTCACCGCCGCGCGGGCCCTACGCGAAGGTGGTCGAGCTGACGCGCGTGCTCGAGGAGCGCACGCGCATCCTCGACCTCGTCGAGGACTACCGCGCGCGCAAGCGCGCCGCCGACGCGCTCGACTTCGGCGACCAGGTCGCGCTCGCGGCACGGCTCGCGCGCGAGGTCCCCGAGGTGGGTGCGGGCGAGCGGGCGCGGTTCCGGGTCGTGCTGCTCGACGAGTACCAGGACACCTCCTACGCGCAGCTGACGCTGCTGGCAGCGCTGTTCGGCGACGGCCACCCCGTGACGGCCGTCGGCGACCCGAACCAGTCGATCTACGGCTGGCGCGGCGCGAGCGCGGGCGGCCTCGAACGGTTCCCGGAGACGTTCCCGGTCCACGAGCACGCGCCCGACGGCGCGGTGAACCGCCGGCTCGCCGACGTCCATCTGCTGTCGACCTCGTGGCGCAACGACGCGGCGGTCCTCTCGGCGGCCAACCACGTCGCTGCACCGCTGCGCAAGGCCAGCACGCGCGTCGAGGTCCCGGAGCTCGTCACGCGGCCCGGTGCGGGGCTGGGACTCGTGCGCGCGCACGTCGCCGCGACGCTCGAGGAGGAGGCGGCGGCCGTCGCGCGGTTCCTCTCCGAGCGCTGGCGACCCGCGACCCCGGGGACCGAGCGGGTGAGCGCCGCCGTCCTGTGTCGCAAGCGGGCACAGTTCACCGTCCTGCGTCGAGCGCTGCGCGAGGCGGGGCTGCCCGTCGAGGTCGTCGGGCTCGGCGGTCTGCTCTCCACACCCGAGGTCGTCGACCTCGTGGCCGCGCTGCAGGCCGCCCACGACCCGTCCCGCGGGGACGCCCTCATGCGGCTGCTCACGGGTGCACGGACCCGCCTCGGCGCGGCAGACCTGCATGCGCTCGGCGCGTGGTCGGCCGAGCAGGCCGCGGGGCTCGGGCGACAGCACCGGCGGCAGGCCACAACGGGCGGTCCCGGCGAGGCCACGGTCCCGGTCCCGGTCGAGGGTGACGTCGTGGACGAGCGCAGCATCGTCGACGCCCTCGACGGGCTGCCCCCCTCAGGCTGGCACAGCCACTCGGGGCGCTCGCTGACCGAGACCGGCCGGGCGCGTCTGGTCGAGCTCGCCGAGCTGTTGCGAACCCTGCGCTCGCACACCTACCTGTCGCTGACCGAGCTCGTCGGGGAGGCCGAGCGGCTGCTCGGGCTGGACATCGAGGTGGCCGCACGCGCGGGCGCGACCGCGGGCCGGGCGCGGGCGCACCTGGATGCGGTCCGGGACGTCGCCGTGCAGTTCGCGGACGGCGCCGACAGCCCGACCCTCGGCGCGTTCCTCGCGTGGCTCGCGGCCGCTCAGTCCCACGAGAACGGCCTCGACCTGCCCGTCACCGAGCCGGACCCCGACGCGATCCAGCTCATCACCATCCACGCCGCCAAGGGCCTCGAGTGGGACGTCGTCGCGGTCGCAGGCCTCGTCGACGGCGGGTTGCCGGCCATCCGCACCGGCGGCAAGGGCGGCCCGTCGGACTCGGCGTGGCTCACCGGTCTCGGCCGGTTGCCCTACCCGTTGCGGGGCGACCGGGCCGACCTCCCCGCGTTCGCCTACGCGGGCGCGGACAACCCGAAGGACCTCGACCTCCGCCGCGGTGAGTTCCTCCTGGCTGCCGGCAGGCACCAGGTCGCGGAGGAGCGACGGCTCGCCTACGTCGCGATGACGAGGGCTCGTTCGGCGCTGCTGCTGACCGGCGCGTGGTGGGGCGACGGCACCGGTCCACGGCGGCCGTCCCTGTTCCTGACCGAGCTTGCCGACGGGGGCCTGGTGTCCGCCGCCGACTGGTCAGTCGAGCCGTCCGACGGCGAGTCGAACCCGCGGACGGGCGCCGAGACGCCGCCGCTGTGGCCCACCGACCCGTTCGGTGCCGCCGTGGACGGGGCGCCGCCCGCGCGGCGCACCGCTGTGGAGTCCGCTGCCGCGGCTGTCCGGACGGCGATGGCCGCGCCGCCGCCGACCGTGCCGCCGCCGACCGCGCTGCCGCGGGCCGGTACGGAGCCGGGAGCGATCGGCTCGGCCCCGTCGACCGGGGCCGCGCTGCCGGACTCCCCAGGTGAGCGCTGGGACCACCTGGCGGACGTGCTGCTCGACGAGCGCCGCCGCGCCGCGTCACCGTCGAACGACGTCGAGCTGCCCGCGCACCTGTCGGCGTCGGCGGTCGTCCGTCTCGCCGCCGACCCGCAGGCGTTCGCGCTCGCGCTGCGGCGGCCGGTCCCGCTCGAGCCGTCCCCGCAGGCCCGTCGCGGCACGGCGTTCCACGCCTGGGTCGAGGGGTGGTTCGGTGCGGCCTCGCTGGTCGACGTCGACGCGCTGCCGGGGGCCGACGACGACTCCGTCCGGGTCGATGCCGACCAGGGGGCGCTGCGTGCGGCCTTCCTGGCGACGCCCTGGGCCGACCGGACCCCGCTCGAGGTCGAGGTCGACATCGAGACGACGGTCGCGGGCTACGTCCTGCGTTCACGCGTCGACGCGGTGTTCCCCGACCCCGACCGGCCGGAGGTGCCGGGTGCGGTCGTCGTCGTCGACTGGAAGACGGGCGCGCCGCCGTCGGACCCGGTCCAGGTCGCGGCGCGGGAGCTTCAGCTCGCGGTGTACCGGCTGGCGTGGTCGCGGTGGAAGGGCACGCCGCTCGAGCACGTGGGTGCGGCGTTCTGCTACGTCGGCGTCGGCCGGACGGTCCGACCCGAGCGGCTGCTCGACGAGGACGAGATCACCGAGCTGCTGGCCGGTGCCGCGGAGCAGCGCACGGTGCCCGGCGCTGTCAGCTGA
- a CDS encoding ThiF family adenylyltransferase, whose amino-acid sequence MRLRPGLRVLSRSDSEVQIGTDARWAVRLGGLGAGEVRLLRLLDDDPELDALVDRARACGVSAGRATELLDALQTARLTCRTPASSRPRVRTAASADAAVGCLLRDDGDGAALVRARAGRTVGVVGLGPLGLTVAVTLAAAGVGTVLLDDDGHVTSVDVGAAGYRLGDVGSSRVHVASRLVRDVAPDVRTEPVDGTFPDVVVLVERDAADPAAGLALMTAGMTHLSVVVREADALVGPLVVPGAGPCLRCVDLHRADVDDCWPTVVAQLAGREGRVGVLRGEVGVLAGLCGALAAAEVLAHLDGGSPATRGASYEVTLPDVAPRRRPWVVHPSCGCTTLTPTAPTPLT is encoded by the coding sequence ATGCGACTCCGTCCGGGCCTCCGCGTCCTGAGCCGGTCCGACTCCGAGGTCCAGATCGGCACGGACGCCCGCTGGGCCGTGCGCCTGGGCGGTCTGGGGGCCGGCGAGGTCCGCCTGCTCCGCCTGCTCGACGACGACCCCGAGCTCGACGCGCTGGTGGACCGGGCGCGCGCCTGCGGGGTGAGCGCCGGACGCGCCACAGAGCTGCTCGACGCCCTGCAGACCGCTCGCCTCACATGCCGCACCCCGGCCAGCAGCCGGCCGCGGGTGCGGACCGCCGCCAGTGCCGACGCAGCCGTGGGTTGCCTGCTGCGCGACGACGGCGACGGCGCAGCGCTCGTGCGGGCGCGCGCCGGCCGCACGGTCGGCGTCGTCGGTCTCGGGCCGCTCGGCCTGACGGTCGCCGTCACGCTCGCGGCTGCGGGGGTGGGGACGGTGCTCCTGGACGACGACGGTCACGTGACCTCGGTCGACGTGGGCGCTGCCGGGTACCGCCTCGGGGACGTGGGCTCCAGCCGCGTGCACGTCGCGAGCCGCCTGGTGCGCGACGTGGCGCCCGACGTGCGGACCGAGCCGGTCGACGGGACCTTTCCGGACGTCGTCGTGCTGGTCGAACGCGACGCCGCCGACCCGGCCGCGGGGCTCGCGCTCATGACCGCGGGGATGACCCACCTGTCGGTCGTGGTCCGGGAGGCCGACGCGCTCGTCGGCCCGCTCGTCGTGCCCGGAGCCGGGCCCTGCCTGCGGTGCGTGGACCTGCACCGGGCGGACGTCGACGACTGCTGGCCGACGGTCGTCGCCCAGCTCGCGGGACGCGAGGGGCGGGTCGGGGTGCTGCGCGGCGAGGTCGGCGTGCTCGCCGGGCTGTGCGGCGCCCTGGCGGCCGCGGAGGTCCTGGCCCACCTCGACGGCGGGTCGCCCGCGACCCGCGGCGCGTCCTACGAGGTCACGCTGCCGGACGTGGCGCCACGACGACGCCCCTGGGTGGTGCACCCGAGCTGCGGGTGCACCACCCTGACGCCGACTGCGCCGACCCCGCTGACCTGA
- a CDS encoding phosphotransferase yields MPRSPLALAALATVAVPGLDAFDVRRPQVAGTEFDTAVVIDSVRKRWVVRAPIHAGAGAALEAEVALLDGVIAEVDAGKLPFDVPRAAGFAHLPEGGRAVVYPEVPGHPLRLEALGPGPGLAASLGRAIAAIHELPTAIVENAGLPVYDAPAYRDRRQAEIDEAARTGKVPPRLLRRWEERLEDVSLWRFSPTLVHGDLTAEHVLTAGGAVTGILSWGDAKVADPADDLSWLLVAAPQESVDSIMEAYQLRRTELLDPHLTDRALLAGELALARWLLYGVRSGNDDVVDDAVQMLAELDEHTNDADQPAHSLG; encoded by the coding sequence GTGCCCCGTTCACCGCTCGCTCTCGCTGCCCTGGCGACCGTCGCCGTCCCGGGACTCGACGCCTTCGACGTCCGGCGACCCCAGGTCGCCGGCACCGAGTTCGACACCGCAGTCGTCATCGACTCGGTGCGCAAGCGCTGGGTCGTGCGCGCACCGATCCACGCAGGCGCCGGTGCGGCCCTCGAGGCCGAGGTCGCGCTGCTCGACGGTGTCATCGCCGAGGTCGACGCGGGCAAGCTCCCGTTCGACGTGCCACGCGCCGCCGGCTTCGCCCACCTGCCCGAGGGTGGCCGAGCCGTCGTGTACCCCGAGGTCCCCGGGCACCCGCTCCGCCTCGAGGCGCTCGGTCCCGGGCCCGGGCTCGCCGCATCGCTCGGGCGCGCCATCGCCGCGATCCACGAGCTGCCGACGGCGATCGTCGAGAACGCCGGCCTCCCGGTGTACGACGCGCCCGCCTACCGCGACCGCCGGCAGGCCGAGATCGACGAGGCCGCCCGGACGGGCAAGGTCCCGCCGCGGCTCCTGCGGCGATGGGAGGAGCGGCTCGAGGACGTCTCGCTGTGGCGCTTCTCCCCGACGCTCGTGCACGGCGACCTGACGGCGGAGCACGTCCTGACTGCCGGCGGCGCCGTCACCGGGATCCTCAGCTGGGGGGACGCGAAGGTGGCCGACCCCGCCGACGACCTGTCCTGGCTCCTGGTGGCCGCACCGCAGGAGTCCGTCGACTCGATCATGGAGGCGTACCAGCTGCGCCGGACCGAGCTGCTGGACCCGCACCTGACCGACCGCGCGCTGCTCGCGGGCGAGCTCGCCCTGGCCCGGTGGCTCCTGTACGGCGTGCGCTCGGGCAACGACGACGTGGTCGACGACGCGGTGCAGATGCTCGCCGAGCTGGACGAGCACACCAACGACGCCGACCAGCCGGCCCACTCCCTCGGCTGA
- a CDS encoding M48 family metallopeptidase — protein MEVRRSRNRVRTVTAFREGDRTVVAIPARFTRAQEREWVRRMVTRLATQEQRRRPSDDELVTRAAELSARYLGGRAKPSSVTWSSNQGRRWGSCTSIDGTIRISDRVRGMPAWVLDYVLMHELTHLIHAGHGPEFWATLAVYPRTERARGFLEGVAFAPQGASELDDEGVASDGRDDVVIVSDGPDDDVIASDEPDDSVGR, from the coding sequence GTGGAGGTCCGCCGATCGCGGAACCGGGTGCGGACCGTGACGGCGTTCCGTGAGGGTGACCGCACGGTCGTCGCCATCCCCGCGCGGTTCACGCGCGCCCAGGAGCGCGAGTGGGTCCGTCGCATGGTCACGCGGCTCGCCACCCAGGAGCAGCGCCGCCGCCCGTCCGACGACGAGCTCGTGACACGCGCCGCCGAGCTGTCCGCCCGCTACCTGGGCGGCAGGGCGAAGCCCTCGAGCGTCACGTGGTCGAGCAACCAGGGCCGCCGCTGGGGGTCGTGCACCTCGATCGACGGGACGATCCGCATCTCCGACCGGGTCCGCGGCATGCCGGCCTGGGTCCTCGACTACGTGCTGATGCACGAGCTCACGCACCTGATCCACGCCGGGCACGGTCCGGAGTTCTGGGCGACCCTCGCCGTCTACCCGCGCACGGAACGCGCTCGCGGGTTCCTCGAGGGTGTGGCGTTCGCACCCCAGGGGGCGAGCGAGCTGGACGACGAGGGCGTCGCGAGCGACGGGCGGGACGACGTCGTGATCGTGTCCGACGGTCCGGACGACGACGTCATCGCGTCCGACGAGCCGGACGACTCAGTCGGTCGCTGA
- a CDS encoding UvrD-helicase domain-containing protein: MNEAFTAVGIATLLGKHPPTAEQVAVIEAPLHPSLVVAGAGSGKTETMAARVVWLIANGHVAPEQVLGLTFTRKAAGELGDRVRHRLRHLARAAARDGLVLPGLVGLGGVPGAGPGLLDLARPTVATYNAYAASLVADHAMRLGVEPTSRLLGEAAQWQLASEVVESWTGDLNTDSAVSTVVESVLTLSGALDEHLLTPGRHGRAWSRSSRRSGPRPRAHRRAGPTRRWSS, encoded by the coding sequence GTGAACGAGGCGTTCACAGCCGTCGGCATCGCGACCCTGCTCGGCAAGCACCCGCCGACCGCCGAGCAGGTCGCCGTCATCGAGGCACCGCTGCACCCGTCACTCGTCGTCGCGGGAGCGGGTTCCGGCAAGACCGAGACGATGGCCGCCCGCGTCGTGTGGCTGATCGCGAACGGTCACGTCGCGCCCGAGCAGGTGCTCGGGCTGACGTTCACGCGCAAGGCCGCCGGCGAGCTCGGCGACCGTGTGCGGCACCGTCTGCGTCATCTCGCTCGCGCCGCCGCCCGCGACGGGCTCGTGCTGCCGGGACTCGTCGGCCTCGGCGGCGTACCCGGCGCCGGACCGGGGCTCCTCGATCTGGCTCGTCCGACCGTTGCGACCTACAACGCGTACGCGGCGTCCCTCGTCGCCGACCACGCGATGCGGCTCGGTGTGGAACCCACGTCGCGGCTGCTCGGTGAGGCGGCGCAGTGGCAGCTCGCGAGCGAGGTCGTCGAGTCGTGGACGGGCGACCTCAACACCGACTCGGCGGTCTCCACAGTCGTCGAGTCGGTCCTGACCCTCTCGGGGGCGCTCGACGAGCACCTGCTCACCCCCGGGCGGCACGGACGGGCATGGAGTCGATCATCGAGGCGATCCGGGCCACGCCCGCGGGCTCACCGCCGCGCGGGCCCTACGCGAAGGTGGTCGAGCTGA
- a CDS encoding ATP-dependent DNA helicase UvrD2, with amino-acid sequence MTSDDLLAALDEDQRAVALALTGPVCVLAGAGTGKTRAITHRIAYGVRTGVYRPTTVLAVTFTARAAGEMRTRLRELGVAGVQARTFHAAALRQLGFFWPKVVGGAPPRILEHKAPAVADAAHRLNLPVDRISVRDLASEIEWAKVSLVTSDDYVRASAAIDRPAPAGFDRQAVARLIAAYEEVKTERGVIDFEDVLLLLAAMLGERRDVAEEVRAQYRHFVVDEYQDVSPLQQHLLDQWLGGREELCVVGDPSQTIYSFTGATPHHLLTFTTAHPGAQVVRLVRDYRSTPQVVSLANNLLAGAERESRIRGTRRTGASAPLELIAQRPAGPPVGFAAYDDDESEAAGIAARIGQLVAAGTRPSEIAVLYRTNAQSEAFEQALASAGVGYLVRGGERFFARREVRDALMLLRGAGRAVDPLTPMPEVVRDVLISSGWSHEPPAARGAARERWESMQALVALADDLATAAEAAGGRASLADLVAELDERASAQHAPTVEGVTLASLHAAKGLEWDAVFLAGMSEGLMPISLAETDGAVAEERRLLYVGITRAREHLELSFARSRNPGGRASRRRTRFLDGLWPGEEGRPGRAGAGAGRAGGGRRGTDVQVPTAARDLTTDADLELYERLRGWRAGVATQTSRPAYTVLVDATLAAIAQLKPGSIAELARINGIGPAKLDKFGPSVLAVVAGGASDATDEH; translated from the coding sequence ATGACTTCCGACGATCTCCTGGCCGCGCTCGACGAGGACCAGCGCGCTGTCGCGCTCGCACTGACGGGTCCCGTGTGCGTGCTCGCGGGCGCCGGGACGGGCAAGACGCGCGCCATCACGCACCGGATCGCGTACGGCGTGCGGACGGGGGTGTACCGCCCGACGACGGTCCTCGCGGTCACGTTCACGGCCCGCGCGGCCGGCGAGATGCGCACGCGTCTGCGTGAGCTCGGGGTGGCCGGGGTGCAGGCGCGCACGTTCCACGCCGCGGCGCTGCGTCAGCTGGGCTTCTTCTGGCCGAAGGTCGTCGGCGGGGCGCCCCCGCGGATCCTCGAGCACAAGGCGCCTGCGGTCGCCGATGCCGCGCACCGGCTGAACCTGCCGGTCGACCGGATCTCGGTGCGTGACCTCGCCTCGGAGATCGAGTGGGCCAAGGTCTCGCTCGTCACGTCCGACGACTACGTGCGGGCCAGCGCCGCGATCGATCGACCGGCCCCGGCGGGCTTCGACCGGCAGGCGGTCGCGCGCCTCATCGCGGCCTACGAGGAGGTCAAGACCGAGCGCGGGGTCATCGACTTCGAGGACGTGCTGCTGCTGCTCGCCGCGATGCTGGGGGAGCGCCGGGACGTCGCGGAGGAGGTCCGAGCCCAGTACCGGCACTTCGTGGTCGACGAGTACCAGGACGTGTCGCCGCTCCAGCAGCACCTGCTCGACCAGTGGCTCGGCGGGCGCGAGGAGCTGTGCGTCGTCGGCGACCCCAGCCAGACGATCTACTCGTTCACGGGCGCGACCCCGCACCACCTGCTGACGTTCACCACGGCGCACCCCGGTGCCCAGGTCGTGCGGCTCGTGCGTGACTACCGTTCGACGCCGCAGGTCGTCAGCCTCGCCAACAACCTGCTCGCGGGCGCCGAGCGGGAGTCCCGGATCCGGGGTACGCGCCGGACGGGTGCGAGCGCCCCGCTCGAGCTGATCGCGCAGCGGCCGGCCGGGCCGCCGGTGGGGTTCGCGGCGTACGACGACGACGAGTCGGAGGCCGCCGGGATCGCCGCCCGGATCGGGCAGCTCGTCGCCGCAGGCACCCGACCGAGCGAGATCGCCGTGCTGTACCGCACGAACGCGCAGTCGGAGGCGTTCGAGCAGGCGCTGGCCTCGGCGGGCGTCGGCTACCTCGTGCGCGGCGGCGAGCGGTTCTTCGCGCGCCGTGAGGTGCGCGACGCGCTCATGCTGCTGCGCGGTGCGGGTCGCGCGGTCGACCCGCTGACGCCGATGCCCGAGGTCGTCCGCGACGTCCTGATCTCCTCGGGCTGGTCCCACGAGCCGCCTGCGGCCCGCGGTGCCGCACGTGAGCGGTGGGAGTCGATGCAGGCCCTCGTCGCGCTCGCCGACGACCTCGCGACGGCCGCCGAGGCGGCGGGCGGACGCGCGAGCCTCGCCGACCTGGTCGCCGAGCTCGACGAACGCGCGTCCGCCCAGCACGCGCCGACGGTCGAGGGGGTCACGCTCGCGTCGCTGCACGCCGCGAAGGGGCTCGAGTGGGATGCGGTGTTCCTCGCCGGGATGAGCGAGGGCCTCATGCCGATCTCGCTCGCCGAGACGGACGGAGCGGTGGCCGAGGAGCGTCGCCTGCTCTACGTAGGGATCACCCGCGCACGGGAGCACCTCGAGCTGTCGTTCGCGCGGTCGCGCAACCCGGGCGGGCGGGCGTCGCGGCGTCGGACGCGCTTCCTCGACGGCCTGTGGCCGGGCGAGGAAGGACGGCCAGGTCGCGCGGGCGCCGGTGCCGGCCGGGCCGGCGGCGGTCGGCGGGGGACGGACGTGCAGGTGCCGACGGCGGCCCGGGACCTGACCACGGACGCGGACCTGGAGCTGTACGAGCGCCTGCGCGGCTGGCGGGCGGGGGTCGCGACGCAGACCTCGCGGCCCGCGTACACCGTGCTCGTCGACGCGACGCTCGCCGCGATCGCCCAGCTCAAGCCCGGGTCGATCGCCGAGCTCGCGCGGATCAACGGCATCGGCCCGGCAAAGCTGGACAAGTTCGGGCCCTCGGTTCTCGCGGTCGTCGCGGGCGGCGCCTCCGACGCCACGGACGAGCACTGA
- a CDS encoding WhiB family transcriptional regulator, producing the protein MRLTTLLDTVNQGGSGPWPPTAVTTTDDRQKFDRMIADLIPCRSNDPELWFAEQSAQVELAKALCRECPLMAGCLAGAIERQEPWGVWGGEVFVAGAVVATKRGRGRPRKVVAPAA; encoded by the coding sequence GTGCGGCTCACGACGCTGCTCGACACCGTGAACCAGGGCGGATCCGGCCCCTGGCCACCGACGGCCGTCACCACCACCGACGACCGTCAGAAGTTCGACCGGATGATCGCCGACCTCATCCCGTGCCGCTCGAACGACCCCGAGCTCTGGTTCGCGGAGCAGTCCGCCCAGGTCGAGCTCGCCAAGGCCCTGTGCCGCGAGTGCCCGCTCATGGCGGGCTGCCTGGCCGGTGCGATCGAACGGCAGGAGCCCTGGGGCGTGTGGGGCGGAGAGGTCTTCGTCGCGGGTGCAGTCGTCGCGACGAAGCGCGGACGGGGCAGGCCGCGCAAGGTCGTCGCCCCCGCTGCCTGA